The DNA sequence gtgtggccagaccctaataaATGTTCACCCCATCTGTGTTCATCAGGTTCTGTTCTCAAGTTTAGGGGTTGGTGCAAATCATAAAGCtgaaaatgagatttgtctgtCAAATTAActggtgctacagggctgattataattctgatgctaattgtgctggtgcCATGTAcatataatctgaattatttaataatcagccttatactgtgacatttatattcagcATCTTGTTGGTCAGCCCCTAAGCCCAATAACTGACAGTGGCacagagcagtgaatcagcagaaactgGGGCATCAGATCTtacctgctaaaaggctgtgcttgtcttgggctggtatatAATCCCAAAACATAAATGTCTGTGCAATATTTCTGCCctgcttctttagttctccttttagtggGTTGTTCCAGTGATGTCTCCATGACAGGGGAAGCACAAGAGAAGGAGTTTGATTCTATCACAAGGTGCTTCATCACTGGTTACCGCTACATTACAAAAAGCTGGCTGAGCATGAGTTGCTGCTGGGAGATCAGTGTTGGGTGGAGGAACTCGCATACCtcgcaacattttggaaatatgaaatattggaaatttggaaatagaaagagggacaaactgcagcaaaatattttgaccaccccatgtttgtggccacaccccctaattaccatgttcattttacaacatttggcaggttatgaaagtttaaacacttttctgtggtttttatgttattacagttttgctgatgaaggtgaaattgccctttaagctgcaagtcacagtttccccaagagacgtgcttatcttaaattgttacaattgtttctttgcttatattaaattgttacaaaagtatctaagtgcacctggtggctgttctgggctctctagcaaaagccaattaaattagaaacattgtatctttttgtggctgttcagtgcaggagatcaaacagaaagtcgggacatttcagtaacaaactcgggactgctggttgagctgtcaaaatcaggactgtcccgcaaaaaacgggacagttggaaggtatggactcactatattttatattattatattactatttaggatgttttatcatAGTTCCTATTCACTTTATATTAACTCGGCTATCCTTCCTTCCATTTGACATATAGAACTCATTCGCCTCACCCATGATTGGCTGAGCAGGGGGGCCACTGGGCATTTCCTCCCATTCTAACCTCCAATGTATTTGTACAGCTCCTCTTATCTGTATAAGCTCAAACTGACATCAGCAAATTGGCTGGATCTTGTTTAATCCTTTAGTTCATAAGAAAACCCATTAAGACAAAGGCAAATGTACAGAACGTGAGTCACAGCCACCAACATTCCAAATGAACAGCCGAATGCTGATGATATGGATTGCTTAGAACTTAATTGCTTTTGCGTTGATTGTGAAAACTTTGGCTTTTAGAGCAGCGCCGTGTAAGTCACACATGAGTAGCACTCGTATCAGCTGCTCCGCTATATCTGTCGGCGCGGTGTTGGGATGCCGCTCGATTCTCCACATATTCAGCACCTGCAGGATTTTGTCTGGGAGCTGTAGTGACCTAATCAGGAGAAGAGAATTTGTAGACCTTTAATATTCCATTGGTGGGAGGTTTCCATGCACCGCTCCGCAAATGAGAATGTTTCTTAAAGGGTCAGAAACATAAAGCAGAAAAGCtccatttatatttaattcataCATTTCatatgtgcaggtatgggatccattatcaggaaacccgttatccagagaactCAGAACTGggggatggtcatctcccatagactatttcacttgataaaggatccttgggatccgaaacatgttgtgatgcaataaataattatttgcggcagagactgcgttttatgtgctccatccatacctttGTTTGCTGAAATTGTCTATGGGTcttctggtgtggcctgactggagagtgagcacgatTACACAGGTGAAGGTGACTGAACGAATCTGCTGAAAgttacatctcccatagactccgttttgatcaaattcaaatttttaaaaatgatttcctttttctctgtaataataaaactgtaccttgtacttgatcccagctaagattcttattggaggcaatgcaatcctattgggttcaacTAATagtaaaatgatttttaagtaggcttatggtatgtagatccaaattacagaactatCCATTGtccgaaaaaacccaggtcccgagcattctggataacaggtcccatacatctATTTCTGTACACTGTTTAttggggctatttgggcctccaTGCACTTTTAATCCCAAATACAGTTGCTACCTTTTGTAGCTCGGGATCCTGTATAGGGGGCGGGACAGATGATGTCAGCTGCAGGCTGGTGACATTTAAGAGGTGTGGCTATTTCTTTAGCAGAGGGGTTATGACGTGGCGAACAACAATTGGCTGATCACAGTGTCATTCGCTTAAAAGTCCTGTGTGGATTTACTGACTTGGAAAGCCAAAAATCAGGCTGTCCAGTTGGCAACCCAAATCCTAAAACCATATCTGAACCTTCCGTATGTTAATGTGAGATATCCATGAGGCTagctcatataaatatatatatgtgaaaaacagtttaatcctacaatttttattttcttatttccttatttctattttttaacattactttttttttatagttaaagggcaactaaagtcgcaaatagaataatgttagaaatgctgtattttgtatactaaatataaacatgaacttactgcaccacaagcctaattaaacaaaccatttatgcttttaaatttggcacagggggtcaccatcttgtaactttgttaaacatctttgcaagaccaagactacgcacatgctcagtgtggtctgggtttcaGTTGGGAGGATAagcttagggatagtcataaattatcaaaacagcacaggtcaaataatatctgccagaagccgatacagcaagactgattaataatcagaatatacagactgcactgggtctgtggatacaaatctacacatttgttacagggaaacaaacaaagctgctccccctgtcgtttgaaagtatgattgtttccctgcacagcagttagagaccgtctgaagtttccaatctgcagctgtcagagcaagtaaaacgaagggtgaatttcacCGCATACAactaggtttcttataaaaatggtacacattttttaattaatgtatattggagataggtttctttttcattaaagaaagtaaaatgggattttatttttttgcgtttacatcccctttaaaggaacagtaacatcaaaaaatgaaagtgttttaaagtaataaaaatataatgcagtgttgccctgcactggtaaaactgctgtgtttgcttcagaaacattactattgtttatataaataagctgctgtgtagcaataggggcagctattcaaaggagaaaaggcttaggttacacagcagataagctctgtagaacataatggtgttatctgttagccactatttaacctgtgccatatagacttttttcaatttcagtcattgctactcagcagcttgtttatatgaactatagtagtgtttctgaagcaaacacatcagttttaccagtgcaggacaaaagtatgtgatattttcattacttaaaaacactttaattttttggtgttactgttcctttaaaggggatctaaacccaaaaaaaactaatgtcaatttaaaatgtgtttataaaccAACACCATAGTTAGATTAATAATCTAACGTAAAACTCTTACTTATTTTTCACAACCCCTTTCACGTCTTCATCTTTGATTCTCAGTTTCTTGCAGAAAAAACTGAAGTCCTCTGCAGGGATATTACAAGAGACCAGCTTGaatattttctgcaaaattttctctgaaataaaaacaaaacattttttggttagTAACTTTCCGATGATTTCCGATGTCCATTGGTGGGATACTGTACGAGAGCAAGATAAATTGTGTTATATTTATTGTTCTGGAATCATTTAGTACTGCAGGAGAATGGTCATTAATGAATATTGTTGCATTACCGTCTCGGAGATCAGCACTTTGTAAATAACATCCAATCGGATAGAGCCGCTTTCCATCACACAGAAGGGAAGGGGGACGGAGCATTGGATTACTATCCAGGTTTATTTCTCTCAGATTCTGTAGACAAGAGATGTCACTTGGTAAAGACCTGAGCAGGTTTCCTGTAGAATGATAGTCATTCAATTAAAGTCttccattaaaggaccagtaacatcaaaaaaatttttacaaaaaaatttgttgtatacaacgagaaaaaaacacaaagacaaattaaactttgaaatcgctaagggggttatttattaaactccaaatgcaaaaatcatgaaaaatgtgtgacttttttaaataaaattggacttttaaaaaatcacgaattttttggaatttattaaaccccgaggatggaaaagtccaaatctgaaaatcccgcaaatcagacctgtcgaagttgaatataagttaatgggagatgtcccaatgattttttgatgtgcactgggtttcgggcTATACCCCGGAGTTTTAgagtgaaaattacgaaaaaattgtgaaaaccgtaaaaatatgattaaaaagcAAGTAAAGCAAATatactggaaaatgtaataataaataagcgtaaaaaagtTGAGCGGATTTgagtttgtagcataaaatatatttggattttgatgaataacccctaagtctttattaagaaacaacttaccgaaactccgcttgcgctcctcttcaaaaaaggtgaTCCAgcaatccatcgtgcagcgcttgatttttcctccctgccttccttataggagatagccagggaggagaaatcgaacgtcgcacgatggatcgtcaacctgtcgccttttctgaagaggagtggaagcTGAATTTTCTTATGAAAGACTTAGCGAttgcaaagtttaatttgtcttaatgtttttttgtatactaacaaatttaaaaaaaaaacagtttgttgtTACTCGTCCTTTAAGAACATTCTGTTACCTTTCGGGCTGAGCTGCTGAAGGGCACTCATGGATGATATTGTTGTAGGAAGACAGTACAATTGATTGCTAGTTGCTGTGAGCTGAACCAAGTTCTTCATTTCTCCAATGCTGCCTGGGAGGGTTTTTAAATGATTGTCTGAAACGTCAAGTTCCTTGAGGTTCTCCAGTTTCGATAGGTCTTCTGGAAGACTTGTTAactaaaacagaaatatatgttaataCTAAAGGTGAAGGGAGAATTACTGACACATCAGCCAGCTTGAAGTTGAAATGCTTCTAAAAAGGTAACATATTTGGATATCTATTTTAAAAACAGATAATAAATCGCTTATACACCTAAAACCTGGAGCTGGCccctgctcctgtataaactataacaacaactttcccttgtttgtcaaaCTAAAACCCACCCTCTTAGTAACagttaatatcttgcaattatgATTGATTCATGTCAAGCTGCCCCagacattatatacatttttgccctGAAGAGTCTGATGAAGAAAAGAACATTGAATGGTTGGTTCAATCCCAGCCATTAGTTGTATTGCCGTAGTTGAATAATTATTAGGAATCAGGGTAATAAATAGAAGCTTCCTCACATACTTACAGAAAAGGGGGTTATTATTCAAAGGTCAGACATCATAAAGTTTACAAagatcttcaaatagttcaaggggcctctgccattgactcatacatgaccttgacaggttttagctggagtattttctgatttgagctatttctagcttcggggcataataaagctcaaaaaagttttattttaacctgaaaaatgttagtttttactgaaactacccttgaaaaactaaatattttaggaaaaacaaaacccaatctttaataaataaccccttaaatgtttatTCTTATAAATACTTACAACCTGTATTTAGTTACAATAAAAAACCCTGGAAGGATTATCCCAGTCCCATTTAGGCATCAGTCTACTTTAGATTTACCTCTTTTAGAACAAAGATCCAGAGAAAAAGacatataataacattttctttagttCTATTGCTCCTAACCCTTCCATCATTTCACTGAAGCTTACCTTGAGAGATAACAGGCATAAAGCTTTGAGGTCATGCTCTACTGAATAGAGTTGAGTATGTAAGGAAAGGAATCCTAGCTATGATAGATGTCACTTCAGACTAAATATTTACTAGCAATGATacctagaaaaatatattacctTTCTGCCATCCTTCTGGCTAATCTTCAGAGTTTCCAGCAATGAAATGCTAAATAGTTCCCTGGGGAATATCTTAAAATTATTGTTGGAAAGATTTAAAAATCGAAGACCTTCTAAATGACTGATTCCTGATGGTACGGTCTCTATCTGATTTCCCGACAGGTCAATTTTCTGCAGAGATTTTAAGGAGCACAGTTCAAGGGGAAAACTTTGAAACTTATTGGAATGCAGGAGAAGTTCATTGAGGGATTCCATGTTGGATATGACTGAAGGAACTGAGCTTATTTCGTTCCTACTGAGATCTAAGTAGGCCAGGTTGTGCAGGCCACAAAGATGCACCGAGAACTCGATTAATTGATTTCCACTTAGTTCCAAATGTTCTAGTTTCTTATTGTGAACGATACTTTCAGAGACTTCAAGAATTTTGTTCTGGTTCAGATTTAAATACATAAGAGAAGCCATGGAGGACAAAGCTTGAGGCATTTCTGACAGTTTATTGCCACTAAGGTCTAGTTTGGTTATCTGGCTGCAGTTCTTCAGTTCAATTGGAATATGGAGCAGATTATTGTTGGCACATACAATGATAGTGAGGTTGTTTAGATGCGCCAGCTGGTCTGGTAACATTTCCAGGGCATTTCTTTCAATATGCAGCTCTTTTAAATTCCTAAGAAGATGAATCTTTGTAGGAAGTCTACTCATCTGGTTGCCGTTCAGTTTCAAGCACTCAATGGCAGGACACCAACACACCTTTTCTGTGATATCTGTAAACAAGTTATTGGCAACAGAAAGAACCTTCAGCTGTTTAAGATTTTGGAGCTTATCTGATATCACTGTCAGTCTGTTGTCATCCAGGGTGAGCTCCTCCAGGCTGATGAGATTGTAGAGCTGGACTGGTAGAAAGGTGAGCTGGTTGTTACTCAGAGAAAGTTCTCTCAAGTTCTTGAGATCCCCAATTTCTTTCGGTAGACTTTTGATCTGGTTTCCAGACAGGCAGAGCTTAACAAGCTGAGAAAGCCTAAAAATAGCTTTTGGCAGTGCAGAAATCTGATTACCGTCCAGGTTTAGCACATGCAAATTCTTAAGAGAGGCTGTTGAGTCTGGAAGAGTTTTAATTGAGTTCCAGCTTATACACAAGACCTGTAGGGTTGTGAGGTCTCCAATGCATGGAGGCAGCTGGCTCAGCTTATTGTTGTTAGCAAAGAGTTGCCTGATGTTCTTTAAACCTGAAATCTCGTGTGGCAAAGCTGATATTTGATTATTATTGACATTCAAAGCTCTCAGCTGGGAAAGGCTGCAGATTTCTGGGGGTAAGGAAACCAGGCCATTCCCTTCCAGAGACAAGATTTCCATTTTAGAAAGATTACATAGATTTAATGGCAGATGCGTAATAAAGTTGTTGCTGAGAAGCAGACTCTGCAGATTAGCACATCTGAATACGTCAGGGGGGATTTCACTCAGCTCTTTACAATTTAGGTTGATGGATGTAATACTGTTGGTTCCCGATGACACTGTTCTTGGCAAATTGTTATTCTCTGCCGGAACTAAATTCTTTAAATTTTCCCCAACctgcaaaatatatatgtaacattaATATGAGTGACTCTATGGATAATCATTTAAACACAGGGTTGCAATCAAACTGCTGCACAATGAACAGGAGCAGTCGGGATTCATTGTCTACAATGGTTGGTTTcagagttcaccagaaataaagactttttcgaattactgtgactgtttttctaatattgaagtgtaaagtttcatttttcatcttctaaagcagctctgggaggggtgtaaaccctgtaaactgtactaaattgatatatttcttatctttgtctctgctgagctgAGTCCCTGAGTGCATTGTATGCTacggaaccctggaactactttCAGCCTTGATCCTAATTGACTTGCACCGAGCAAACTGAAAGCTAATGTTCATACTGATGTCATGCACATCAACAAATGGTACTAATCCCACCCTAAAACTGCAACTTGTGTGCGAATCGCAAAAACTGAAGCAAGTTGTGTACCAGGAATGGCACTGGAATGCTGGGGGGAAGGTGTTacaatgtgggtaaaaaaacatggagatttaCTTTTGTTCAGGTCAAactgcaggaagtgaagaggagcttcAACCAAAACGgagcagaaagctccaaaaatactatatttttttgtaaaagctaattcactaatgAAAGTCCACATTCCTTAATGTGCCAGATATAATCTGGCTTCCTGGCAATGAAGTGACTATTGTGCCAGTCACGagatcagtgatctccaaccgcttggatgttgctctcagtggcctcaaagcaggtgcttattttggaattccaagCTTAggggcaagttttaattgcttaaaaactaagtatattgccaagtaggctgccagtccacatgggggctaccgaacagccaatcacagcccttatttggcaccccaagggactttttcatgcttgtgttgctccccaactctttttttatttgaatgtggcttatgggtaaaaaaggttggggaccccttatCTAGATGAATAGACAGTCAGCTGTGAATTACTGCTAGTAAACTTACATATTCTGATTTGCCAAAATAGCATCCAACAGTTTCCCAAACCTATCTACATGATGTATCCaacagtttgttttttaaacGGTCTACTGCCTCCACCAGTACGACCATTAATGCTGTCCACCCAacccacccttaaaggagaatttaacccgtgttgctccccctccctccctcttgggcaaatgcccctaacttgttactgacccctctgTGCAGTTCCTCTCATGttgagttcaccgcagccatgtttgcccgtgcgcatgcgcagtagatccttaccggtaaatccctctactgcgcatgtgccaccaaatgctggcgaatacaggaagaagagcgcacggGCAAacatggctgcggtgaactcaacaggagaggaactgcacagaggggtcagtaacaagttaggggcatttgcccggggggaggtaGGTCGGAgggagggggcaacacaggggaggggggagggattttagcgccgaaggggttgaattctcctttaaagaacacagCAGTGACTTATGAGTTCATGCAGACGAATAGGAGGCGTCTGAGAGAAGACACTGTTGTCACATTAATGTGGTATTGCCGGAGAAAGCTTCAGAAATTTAAAGGAAACAATAAGCTTAAATTTCTTGGTGGTGGGGATAACAATTTGGACACATCCCACCCACAcctcttctctggaaaaaagacaatcAGCCGAGGGTGCAACCATTttgacctgtaatccagaatagAAATTCTATATGAATAGAGGAGAAATTCTGTCCCTTTGAATGCAGATAAATGAGTAAATTGCCCCATGTGTCTGACATAGTAGGTAGTGCTTCATGTTATCATAGAGATAAATGTGTAGCAATATCACTGTATTGTTGCAAAAAAGAACAATGCACAACACTTACTTCAGCACATATGCTAGAAAACCAAACAGGCAGGCAGCTTTCGTCATGTCGGAAGCAGCTTTAACAACAATTTTggaattaagggggttatttattgagggttttttttctttaaagttttatttattactagTGCATGGTTCCATAAACAGTGTTATGCGTTTGTTGTACAATAATAAAGGCAATTATAAAGAACTCATTGCTCTAGTGATTTTTTCTTTTCAACCCTGTGAAAACATTCAAAAGACGGGAAGGTAGatgagaaagaagagaaagaaaagaggtGAAGGTTTGTAAGAGGGAGATCTGGCACGGAAGGCATACATTTATTATATCACAATAAAGTAGATTCatagtgcaaatatatatatatatatccatatccagacatgttggatGATTCTCCTTGTCTATATGTCCTTAGAGCCAAAGTCTCATGCCCTGATATTTATTGTTAGAGTATTTTTACCTCCAATGAACTCAAATTGTATCTTATTTCAGAAAAAACTCGAAAGGCAAAAACCTGATTCTGCAAGTTGATTCGTGGAAAAAACACATATCTCTCGAATCATTCAAGCTTTTGGGCAAACCCCTCCAAAAAGAATCTCAAACATCAAacaggcttttaacatcttcaaatggttcaagggacctctgccattgactcctacatgacctcggcaggttttagatggtggattttcaaatttgaactatttccggggtcgggtataataaatctcgaatattcgagtttttttttttaaaaacaaaactcaaatgattcaagcttttttaacccaaaaataattgtttttggtTGAGCACCACAATGTCCCACCTGAGCGTTGCTTACCTGGGGGGTTGAGGTCAAGAATAATGAATCTGCAGACATTGTTCAGGAACAGATTCAATGAATTCCAGAGAAGGTCGGTTTTGGAATCTCACTGAGGAAGGTGGCATTCCCAGCAGGTGATCAGACAGATTAGTGGCTGTGAGTGAGCAGTAGTGCGAGGCACAAGCAGAAGGTGTATCACTAGGGTTACCATGTACAACACACACAGGTGAGGAGCAGGAACCTGTGCAATGAAATCTCTGCTGGGAGGAACAAGAACGGCAAGTCCAAGCAATCTACAAGGAGTGTTTATTGTTTAGCGTATGGCTACCAACCCAAACACTGATGCTGGGTAATCTCTTTCAGTGTTCCTCTGTGGTATGCCAGTAAAGCCACATTATTCAGAACCTGTGCCTAGCAACAGAGCCCAATAAAGGAAAATACTCAGGCTGTTTTCTCATGCCATGGAAACTGAACTTCCTTTTCTTCTGTATGATTGTTAATGAGAGATTTTCTTTTAGCACACTGAAGCATGAGTGGGTTCTATTTGTCTTACTGTTTGCTTGGGCTCTGAATTTCTTTATATTACTTGTTCATTAGGGGCTGCTGAGCTATGACATTGAGGCACCACCATCTCCCCATGGTCAAATCTGCAAGTGGCCACCAGCCAGGGGCCCGAAGAAAAGATCTGTATTGGAATGTCACCATGGACGTTTAGTGGTTGTTGAAACTGTACGCACTTGTATACAgctacgggatccattatccagacagctcagaattacggaaaggccgtctcccatagactccattgtatctaAATAAcgcaatttttgaaaaaataattacttttttctctgtaataataaaacagtaccttgaacttgatcccaactaagatataattcattcttattggaggcaacatcagcctattgttgtttttttttaaaggataagttaaccttAAGAATAAGTGGATGGAAATTGTAAACGTTGATgaaagtgctattctaagaatgtttgcaatgtgcaatcattgtttttttttaaaggaaccgtaacaacaaaaaataaaaaaaagtgtttacaaGACcagtaacaaatttaaaaaaa is a window from the Xenopus laevis strain J_2021 chromosome 6L, Xenopus_laevis_v10.1, whole genome shotgun sequence genome containing:
- the lrrd1.L gene encoding leucine-rich repeat and death domain-containing protein 1 → MSADSLFLTSTPQVGENLKNLVPAENNNLPRTVSSGTNSITSINLNCKELSEIPPDVFRCANLQSLLLSNNFITHLPLNLCNLSKMEILSLEGNGLVSLPPEICSLSQLRALNVNNNQISALPHEISGLKNIRQLFANNNKLSQLPPCIGDLTTLQVLCISWNSIKTLPDSTASLKNLHVLNLDGNQISALPKAIFRLSQLVKLCLSGNQIKSLPKEIGDLKNLRELSLSNNQLTFLPVQLYNLISLEELTLDDNRLTVISDKLQNLKQLKVLSVANNLFTDITEKVCWCPAIECLKLNGNQMSRLPTKIHLLRNLKELHIERNALEMLPDQLAHLNNLTIIVCANNNLLHIPIELKNCSQITKLDLSGNKLSEMPQALSSMASLMYLNLNQNKILEVSESIVHNKKLEHLELSGNQLIEFSVHLCGLHNLAYLDLSRNEISSVPSVISNMESLNELLLHSNKFQSFPLELCSLKSLQKIDLSGNQIETVPSGISHLEGLRFLNLSNNNFKIFPRELFSISLLETLKISQKDGRKLTSLPEDLSKLENLKELDVSDNHLKTLPGSIGEMKNLVQLTATSNQLYCLPTTISSMSALQQLSPKGNLLRSLPSDISCLQNLREINLDSNPMLRPPSLLCDGKRLYPIGCYLQSADLRDEKILQKIFKLVSCNIPAEDFSFFCKKLRIKDEDVKGVVKNKSLQLPDKILQVLNMWRIERHPNTAPTDIAEQLIRVLLMCDLHGAALKAKVFTINAKAIKF